The following is a genomic window from Variovorax paradoxus.
AGCTTGTAGCCATGGCGAATGGCGCGGCGCACGATGCGGCGCTGCACGTAGCCGCGGCCTTCGTTCGACGGAATGACGCCGTCGGCCACCAGGAACGAGGTGGCGCGGATGTGGTCGGCAATCACGCGCAGGGAGTTGTTCGACAGGTCTTGCGTGCCGGTCTCGCGGCCAGCGGCCTTGATGAGGGCATCGAAGATGTCGATTTCGTAGTTGCTGTGCACGTGCTGCAGGATGGCCGCCAGGCGCTCCAGGCCCATGCCGGTGTCGACGCACGGTGCCGGCAGCTTCTTGACCGAGCCGTCGGGCTGCATGTCGAACTGCATGAACACGTTGTTCCAGATCTCGATGTAGCGGTCGCCGTCTTCGTCGGGGCTGCCGGGCGGGCCGCCGGGGATCTCGGGGCCGTGGTCGTAGAAGATCTCGGAGCACGGGCCGCAGGGGCCCGTGTCGGCCATCATCCAGAAGTTGTCGGACATGTAGCGCCCGCCCTTGTTGTCGCCGATGCGCACCACGCGCTCCGGCGGCAGGCCGATTTCCTTGGTCCAGATGTCGTAGGCCTCGTCGTCCTCGATATAGACCGTGGCCCAGAGTTTTTCGGCCGGCAGCTTGTACACCTCGGTCAGCAGCTCGAACGCCCACTTGAGCGATTCGCGCTTGAAGTAGTCGCCGAAGCTCCAGTTGCCCAGCATCTCGAAGAAGGTGTGGTGGCGCGCGGTGTAGCCCACGTTCTCCAGGTCGTTGTGCTTGCCGCCGGCGCGCAGGCAGGCCTGTACCGAGGCGGCGCGCACGTAGGGGCGCTTGTCTTCGCCCAGGAACACGTCCTTGAACTGAACCATGCCCGAGTTCGTGAACATCAGCGTCGGGTCGTTGCCCGGCACCAGCGAACTCGAGGCCACCACCGTGTGGCCCTTGGAGGCGAAGAAATCGAGAAAGGTCTTGCGGATGTCCGCGACCGTGAATGTGGGCTGGCTCATCTTTTGGATTTCGTCTTCTGTCGGGGACGGCCTGGCGATGGCGACCCTCTCGTCGAACCCACTGCGTCGAACCGACCTAACTGCTTGATTTACTTGAACAAACGATTATAGGTTTGGCTACCGCCCCGCGCCTTGCCCGCCAGCGGCCGTCAGCTTGGCGTGGGTAGCGCCGCTACCATGGCTGGCGCGGAACAGAACCAAATGCGTTCGGCTTCGTCCTAACTGCTGTTTTCATTCCGATGCGAATCAAGGAGCATGCATGGCAGGTCATGAGGCGCCACACTGGAAGATCGAGGATCTGGAGTTTTCGCGCATTGCGTGCGACGAAGTCCGCCGGGACGAGAATCTTTTCTACCTTGTCGCTTCCGCCTCCTTCATCGAGAGCGGCTCCGACCTGTATACCCAGAACCTGGTCGATTTTTTCCGCGGCGACGACGAGGTGACCGCCTGGCTCACGCAGCACTGGGAGGCCGAAGAGCTCCAGCACGGCAAGGCACTGCGCGCCTACGTGGCCCATGTGTGGCCCGATTTCGATTGGGAAAGCGCCTACCGCGGCTTTCTGGAGGAATACGCCACCTACTGCAAGGTCGAGCTGCTCGCCCCCACGCGCGGGCTCGAAATGACCGCACGCTGCGTGGTCGAAACCGGCACCGCCACCTACTACCGCGCCATGGCGCGCGCCACCTCCGAACCCGTGCTGCGCGACCTGGCCAACCGCATTGCGGCCGACGAGGTGAGCCACTACAAGCACTTCTACCGGTTCTTTCGCCGCTATCGCGACCAGGAACGCCTCAGCCGCTTCCGCGTGCTCGGCACCATCGGCCGGCGCACGCTGGAGCTGAAGAGCGAAGACGCCGACTGCGCCATTCGCCATGTGGTGCGCGCCCGCTCGCCCGAGCGCGCCGGCGACACGGCTTTTGTGCAGCGGCTGAGTGCGCGCATGAACAGCACCGTGCGCACCAACCTGAGCGCCGGCGCCACCCTCAAGATGCTGATGCGTCCGCTGGAACTGCCGGCGGGCGTGCAAACCATGATCCAGTACCCCATCAGGCAGTTCATGGAGCATGTTTTCCTGCGGTGATCGGGGCAGCCGCAGTGGCGCGCAAACGCCGAATTGGCGCACAACAGCCAGAAACTCAGATGTATACTTTAGAGGTACTTTGCTGGGTTCCGCGAAATGCCTGAATTTGCCCCAAGAAATGCCCGCCTCGAATGGGCGTCGCTGTTCGCTGCCGAATGGACGCGGCTGGCTGGGGGGCGTGCCGATCATGAATTCTTGATCGACCAGGGCCTCAGCCTGGTGCGGGTGGTGGGCGACCGGGAACCCGCCGACGTGGCACGGCAGCACTTCGAAAACACCCCCGAGCCCGAGCAGCTGGTGCGCGACCCCGAGACCAACTTCACCTCGCTGGCGGCCGAGGTCGGCATCATCAAGCCGGGCGAACGGCTCGACCAGATGCATATCGAATTCGCCCATGGCATTGCGGAACTGTGCGCTGCGGTGGGCGACGGCTACGGCGATTCGGCCTCCGCCAATGCGGGCCGGCACATCAGGGCGCTGTACGGCCCGGTTTGAAACCGCCCGGCGCCCGTTCTTTTCTTCAGCGCCCTTCTCAACCGATTTTCGGCAACCCAAAGCCGAACCCGAACACCGGGCCGCTCTTCTTGGCGGGCTTTGCCGGCCCGGCCTCTTCCTCGTCTCGAGGCCCCAAGTCGAGATCGTCGATCATCTTCTGCAGCTCCAGCAGGCCGGCGGCCATCGCGGCCTTGTAGGTCTTCATCGCCCTCGGCTGCTGGCGCAAGACGCTCCAGCCTTGCCCCTCTTCCTCGTCGCCAAGCTCGACCAGGCGCCAGCGGTAGGCGCCCTCTTCCACCTCGATGACGGTGACGGCAATGCTCCGAAGCGTCGACATGGCTGCATGGTCGGCCATCGGCGAGCCGCGCCGTGTCGGACGAGCGCGGTTTGTTTGTTGCGACGGCCCCCTCGGCCGCTTGTCAGGTCGGAGCGCTGGGCTCTGATTCGGGTGCGGCGTAGCAAGTACAAGCCGGAGCGTTCGGCTGATTGGGCGCGCCGCATCGGCTGCATTGCTTTCGGTGGGGTTCGGTTGCCGCAGCGCGCTCGATGCGGCGGTGGCGCCTGGCCGCCCGCCACGTGGTTGCGGGCCGCATCCGCTCGGTGCGCAACTGGGTGATCTCGGCAATACCTTCCGGCGTGATTGCAGTCACCACAGCGGTGCGGGCCATGTTGAACTTGCCCGACGGATCGATGGCAGGCGCAATATCCGCCTCTATCAGGCCCGTTGCCTTCAGAACCGACACATGCCTGATTTCTTCCGGGTCCACGATCTCCGTAGGTAACTCGACATGCTGCAGCCGCAGCAAGAAGAGCAGGTGCATTTTCTTGATCCCCTCAACGAATGCTTTTTGTTGAACCTGAGGGTGCCGGATTGTTTTGAGGCAATGTGACGGTGTCTAGATTAGTTGGGTAAAAAAGTCGGGTTTGGCGGGGCGGTATCTCGCCCGGGGGCAGGCGGCATTGCCGCCGACGGGAAAGAGCTTGATTCCCAAGTAAGATCCAAAGCTCAGGTCGACAACCCGTGGCGTCAGCGGGTTGCGAAATGCGGGTGTAGTTCAATGGTAGAACGGCAGCTTCCCAAGCTTCATACGAGGGTTCGATTCCCTTCACCCGCTCCAAGCGCCGCGCGAGCAAGCTGAAACTCCGCAGGAGCAGGAAGCGCTTCGTAAGCCGCATCTACGGCACGCTCGCGCAAAGCGATGCTGAGCAAGATCCCCCGGCCTGCCCCAACCTGCATCGCAATCGTCCCCGCCCGGCCCCGAGCCCGCGATCTGCCGCCCGCGTTGGAGAAGTCAGCGGACCCCGGCGCTTCTTCGGAACGTACGCGCTCCGTCATTCAGGAGACAGCCGCCCGGCCGCCTGCCAGGGAAGATCGAGGCACACCCACCGCCCCTCTTCGAAAGACGCCTCTCATGGAATTCGCCTACACGCCCAAGGTCCAGGACCTGCGCACGCGCCTGCTCGCCTTCATGGATGCACACATTTATCCGAACGAGAAGCGGCAGGCTGAAGAGGCGCATCAGTCGTATCTCAACGCGCAGAAGAACGGCGGTTTCTACACCGGCTTGCCGCTCTTGGAAGAGCTGAAAGAAAAGGCTCGCGCGGCGGGCCTGTGGAACCTGTTCCTGCCCGAAACGGCGCACGGCGCGGGCCTGACCAACCTCGAATACGCGCCGCTGTGCGAGATCATGGGCCGCCGCTACTGGAGCGCCGAGGCGTTCAACTGCAGCGCGCCTGACACGGGCAACACCGAGGTGATCGAGCGCTACGGTTCGGCCGCGCAGAAGGCGCGCTGGCTGCAGCCGCTGCTCGACGGGCAGATTCGCTCCGCCTTTGCAATGACCGAACCGGCAGTGGCCTCTTCGGACGCCACCAACATCGCATGCAGCATTCGGCGCGAAGGCAATGAGTACGTGATCAATGGGCGCAAGTGGTACATCACCGGCGCCATGAACGAACGGTGCAAGCTGTTCATCCTCATGGGCAAGACCGACCCCGACAACGCCAATCGCCACAAGCAGCAATCCATGATCATCGTGCCCGCCGACGCGCCCGGCATCACGGTGCTGCGCGACATGGCGCTGGTCAATCACTTCGATGCGCCCTTTGGCCACCCTGAGGTGCTGTTCGAGAACGTGCGCGTGCCGGTCGACAACATCCTGCTCGGCGAGGGCCGCGGGTTCGAAATTGCGCAGGGCCGCCTTGGCCCGGG
Proteins encoded in this region:
- a CDS encoding acyl-CoA dehydrogenase family protein; translation: MEFAYTPKVQDLRTRLLAFMDAHIYPNEKRQAEEAHQSYLNAQKNGGFYTGLPLLEELKEKARAAGLWNLFLPETAHGAGLTNLEYAPLCEIMGRRYWSAEAFNCSAPDTGNTEVIERYGSAAQKARWLQPLLDGQIRSAFAMTEPAVASSDATNIACSIRREGNEYVINGRKWYITGAMNERCKLFILMGKTDPDNANRHKQQSMIIVPADAPGITVLRDMALVNHFDAPFGHPEVLFENVRVPVDNILLGEGRGFEIAQGRLGPGRIHHCMRMIGMAESALEMMCERVVSRVAFGKPLAEQGVWRERIAKSRMLIDQTRWMVLHAAWRMDTVGNKVAAQEIAMIKVIAPNNCIQVIDDAMQAFGAMGLSQDTLLVNFWAYARHLRMADGPDEVHRNAIAKHELARYAR
- a CDS encoding ferritin-like domain-containing protein; translation: MAGHEAPHWKIEDLEFSRIACDEVRRDENLFYLVASASFIESGSDLYTQNLVDFFRGDDEVTAWLTQHWEAEELQHGKALRAYVAHVWPDFDWESAYRGFLEEYATYCKVELLAPTRGLEMTARCVVETGTATYYRAMARATSEPVLRDLANRIAADEVSHYKHFYRFFRRYRDQERLSRFRVLGTIGRRTLELKSEDADCAIRHVVRARSPERAGDTAFVQRLSARMNSTVRTNLSAGATLKMLMRPLELPAGVQTMIQYPIRQFMEHVFLR